A genome region from Bernardetia sp. includes the following:
- a CDS encoding DUF2147 domain-containing protein — protein sequence MIRTTQFFLLVFCIALFSAFVPQDSPNAKVLGKWKTIDDATGKAKSIIEIYEVNGKIHGKIAELLTETDQNKVCENCTGKRKGKKLVGMEIMYGLENDGDDKWEDGKIYDPESGKEYSCNIKLLSADKLEVRGYIGFSFVGRSQNWHRVK from the coding sequence ATGATTCGCACTACACAATTTTTCCTTTTAGTCTTTTGTATAGCTCTTTTTTCTGCTTTTGTTCCACAAGACAGCCCCAATGCAAAGGTATTAGGCAAATGGAAAACTATTGACGACGCTACAGGCAAAGCAAAATCTATTATTGAAATCTACGAAGTAAATGGAAAAATTCATGGTAAAATTGCTGAACTTTTAACCGAAACAGACCAAAATAAAGTCTGTGAAAACTGCACAGGAAAACGAAAAGGAAAGAAACTAGTCGGAATGGAAATTATGTACGGACTGGAAAACGATGGAGATGATAAGTGGGAAGATGGCAAAATCTATGACCCAGAAAGTGGTAAAGAATATAGTTGTAATATCAAATTACTCTCTGCTGATAAGTTGGAAGTAAGAGGGTATATCGGCTTTTCGTTTGTAGGGCGTTCACAAAACTGGCATAGAGTGAAGTAA